The genomic DNA ACTGCTGGTCACCGATCTTTACGCTGCAAAGGAACGTGAATCAACAAGTGTCGAATGGTTGCCGCCAACTGAAGGCGAGAAGTGCCCTGTGCAGGTAATGGTTGATGCAGAGGTTGCGGTCTTCAATCAACGTGCAACTCAAGATCGCCACTACCACAAAAGAGGCACAGAAATTTACATGGTTCTTGAAGGCACAATGGTCATAAATGTTGGTGAACACGACTATTTGGTGTCGCATGGTGATATGATTGTGGTGAATCCCAATGCGATTCACGAGGTAAAACCCGAAGAAACTGAATTTCTTTGTTGTGTTGTTACGCTGAATTGCGGTGGTGCTTCGGATAAATTTGTTGTCACCTAACAAGCCGTTGCAGTTGACGGCGGGAATCTGTGGTTTTATGAATGTTTTTGGGGGTGTGGCAGGTTTTGGTGTATTGGACGTTTTTCGGCAAATCCCCGCCGCAACTGAACTTGGTCGTTATACCTTGCCTACGCAGGGGAAAGGAGGAACATAAAGCAATATCGTAGCTCACCAATAGAAAAGTTAAATAGGGCTTCACGAAATTAAATAAAGTGATTCAGTTCTCCAAACAGTTAGAGCTCCTACGGAGCTAAAAGAGATGTCCTATAAAAAGACAAAATTCAGCAGGGTAGAGTTACTCTGTTTGGAGAGAGAGAGCTTTCACGAAATTCAGAGGTTTAAAAAATTGCGACCTGTATGGTTAGAAATTACAAGCAATGCAACCGTTTCGGTGTAAAGAAGGGGAATAAGGAGATAAAGAAGGATATGGAGATGGAAAAATATCAAGAAAATTTACTTGTTGAGGCAGTAATTTAATGTATCATACCGTAATCTCCCTATCCCCCTATCTCTCTATCTCCTTTTCTTACATCAACTAACGCTTGCGGATAATTCTCGAACTGCTAACCGTACAGGTCGAAAATTTTACCTATTACTTAAAATTTGGGAAGTTAGAGATTAACACTAACTATCTCTTTTTGTTATTCAGGTGCATTCGTGTTCACCCCGTTAGATAGTAAAATATCTCACGGGGGTCATTCAAGATTATATATTCTCTCTGTGTTCTCTGTGACTCTGTGGCTATATATCCCTCAACGGTTACAATTTTCAGCCCTCAACCTTGAGCCTAATTACGGACCCGGATACTGGAGACGATTTACGAATTTTCAGTGTTTCATCTGTGGCTGAATAGTTATGTTTTTTATTTTTTAATTCCCAGCCAGAGGCAAAATAGAGGTTTTAGAATTCGCCACCAATCCCTGAAAGGTACCATCTTGGTCGTTCCTTTTTGGGGATATATTTTAGTCACCGGGACTTCTTTCCATTTATAACCACATTTAATCACTTTGTAATAAAGATATGGTTCCAATTCATAACTATTGAGCCAATCCTGCCAGAGGTTTATTCGTTTGTCATTAAACAGGCTTGTCTTAAATGCTCGAAATCCATTGGTGCTTTCAGTTAATCTGGCTCCGACCAGAATGGAGAAAATTAGTGGATGAAGTTTCGTTGCCAGAATTCTATAAAAAGGCATATTACCGTAATAGCCACCTTTTAAAAATCGCGACCCCTGAATAAAATCATATCCTTCATTTATTATTGGGTCTATTAGCCTTGATATTTCTTGAGGATTATCCTTATCATTTCCTGCCATAATCACAATTATATCATATTTATTTTCTATAGCATAATCAATGGCTGTTCTTATCCCTGCCCCTACCCCCTTTCGTTCTTTATGAGTTATCACGACTGCCTCTTCTGATTCTGCTTCCTTTCTGGTATTATCTGTTGAATAATCATCGACAACTAATATTAAATCAACCAGATTCTTTGGAATCTTTTTAACTACATTTCCAATTTTTCCTTCTTCATTAAAGGCAATTGGTGATGCTATAATCTTTAATTTATCCTTCATAATAAATTTCCTCCTTTCTTACTGTCCAAACTCCTTTATGGAATTTACCACCATCTCTATTTGTTCCACAGTCAACTCAGGAAACATTGGTAGAGATAGAATCTCATTTGCATATTTTTCAGTAATAGGAAATGTGCCTATTTTATATTCTAAATCTTCATAAGCCTTCTGAAGATGAATAGGTATAGGATAGTGAATACCTACAGAAATGCCTTTATCTGCGAGGTATTTTTGTAATTCATCTCTTTGTTTTGTTCTGATAACATAGAGATGATAGATATGTTTAGCATACGGAGCTTTTGTGGGTGTAATCACCTCTGTGCCACCAAGCAATTCGGAATACTTCTGGGCATGCTGAATTCTCAGGTTATTCCATTTTTCAAGGTATTTCAGTTTAACCCGAAGAATAGCGGCTTGCATTGTATCCAACCGACTATTAAATCCCTTGAATAGGTGATGATATTTGACCTTCTGTCCATAATCTCTAAGCATTTTTACTTTTTCAGCCAACTGTGCATTATTTGTTACTACCAGACCTCCATCACCATAAGCACCTAAGTTTTTACCCGGGTAAAAACTAAAGGCACCAATATCACCTATCGCACCTACTTTTCTTCCCTTATATTCGGCTAAATGTGCCTGGCAGGCATCTTCAATAATCCAGAGATTGTATTTTTTAGCAAGATTAGTCAAACCATCCATATCTACCGGCTGTCCATACAAATGAACTGGCATAATAGCCTTTGTTCTGCGTGTAATACATTCTTCAATCTTTGATAAATCTATGTTGTAGGTCAAAGAGTCTATATCGACAAGAACAGGTTTTGCTCCCGCCTGTGATACCGCTAATGGAGTAGCAATAAAGGTATTAGCCGGGAGAATCACTTCATCTCCTTTCTCTATGCCACATGCCAATAGGGCTAAATGCAAGGCATCTGTGCCTGAAGCGACACCAATGCCATATTTAGCCTCACACAAACAAGCAAATTCTTCCTCAAAGAGTTTTACCTCCTCTCCTAAAATAAAATTAGCCTGCTCCATTACCCTTATTACGGCCTCTTTAACCTCTTGTTCAATTGATTGATACTGGGATTTAAGGTCAACAAACGGTATCTTCATAATTTCTCCTAAAAATCGGGACTCGGGACTCGGGGTTCGGGACTCGGGAAGGCTGGTAGCCGCAGGCTTCAACCTGATTTCACCTGAACCATTAAACCATCAAACCATCAAACCCATTTTCATCTTTCTTTGTGCCCACTCCCTGTGGGCATGAGCGTTTCTCCTGAAAATAGGAAGTAGAGAGTAGAAAGTAGAGAGTAGAAAGTAAAGAAAACATTACTCCTCACGCCTATCTCCTTACCTTCCACCTTCTATTTCCTACCACTATTTTCATCCTCCTTTGTGTCCACCCTGTGGACAGGGCCGTTTCTCCTGAAAATAGGAAGTAGAGAGTAGAAAGTAGAAAGTAAAGAAAATACCACTCCTCACGCTTATCTCCCTATCTCCCACCTTCTATCTCCTACCTACTATTTTCATCGTCATTTGTGCCCTGCAGGGGCATAAACGTTTCTCCTATAAATTGAAGGAACCTTCGGGGTCAGACCTTGAAAACACAAGGTCTGACCCCATTAATTGACTTATGGCGTAAAATTGAAAGATTTGATGTCACTGATTAGATGGTCACCCGTAATGTAATCTAAAAACCTGCCGCCTACCTCATAATTCCCTGCTGGTTCACTACCACTAAAGGTGTAGCCAGAAATAAGAGAAACTGATGTATTCAGGTTAGCAGGTAAGGTGACAGAATAGAGATTAATTAGGCTTATTAAGGTGTTATCCGGGAATTTCACCCAACATTTAGCATCTACTTTAACTTCCTCACTACCATTAGTTACGGTAGCGGTAGCATATAATTTATCGTTAGTCGTAAAGGTAGTATCATTTAAGGTGATGTTGATGTTGATATTTGGTCCCTCTGATGCTAACCGAATAAGATAGACATTATAGTTGCCTGCGCCGTAGGACTCGGTAAATCCTGCGATGATATATCCGCCATCTGTGGTCTGCTGCACGGAATTGCCCATATCACCATTACTTCCGCCGTAAGTCTTAGCCCAGAGCTGATTACCACTGCTATCTGTCTTGATAAGATAGACATCATTGGAGCCTGCACCGTAGGAGTTGGTCCATCCTGCGATGATATATCCGCCATCTGTGGTCTGCTGCACGGAATTGCCCATATCACCATTACTTCCGCCGTAAGTCTTAGCCCAGAGCTGATTACCACTGCTATCTGTCTTGATAAGATAGACATCNNNNNNNNNNNNNNNNNNNNNNNNNNNNNNNNNNNNNNNNNNNNNNNNNNNNNNNNNNNNNNNNNNNNNNNNNNNNNNNNNNNNNNNNNNNNNNNNNNNNATCCTGCGATGATATATCCGCCATCTGTGGTCTGCTGCACGGAATAGCCCCTATCATCAGAACTTCCGCCGTAAGTCTTCTCCCAGAGTGTGTCTGGCTGAGATAGAGCAGGTGAATTAACTCCCAGGCATATCAGGATAGCTAATCCAAATTCAACCCACACTCTCTTTACTATTTCAACATAATTTATGTTTCTCATAGCAATTTATCTCCTTTTTTGATTTTGGAATTTAGGCTTTAGCCTTTCACCCCCACTTTTTAAATTGGGAAATGGGAAATGAGAAGCAGGGAATTTTCTTTATTTACTTCCTATTTCACATTTCTTACTTCCTATTCCTGACCTGTCCTGAATCAAGTTCATGACCAGGAGAGGTTTTATCCGAGAGGCTTCTACCTTTTATGTCATAACAATCACATCCTTGACCCTTCGGGGTCAGACATTGTGAACCTTCGGGGTCGGACATTGAAAACAGAATTTATTCTGTAACTCTTCAGTCACAGATGAACACGGATGAAAATGTAGAAGTGAAAAGTTAAAACGGAATTTCCCCTCTATTTAAATGCAAAAATTTAGCATAACCATTTGCTTTTCAATAAGATATAGCGATATCTCTTTTTTTTAATTCCTATCTACAATTGAAAGGGGGATTTAATCCCTAATCCTTTATGATTAAACAATAACATCTTAATTAAATTTTGTCAAGCAGTTTTTAAAAATAATGTAACTATTCACCACAGAGAATAATATGATAAAGTGTCATGTTGCCCTGCAAAAGATTTTCTGGATAAGATATTAATTGTAACTGGTAACTTATTCTTTTGAGACGCCTCGGTCCGTGAAAGAGTAATACTCGAGCAGAGAAAGAGACTCAAAGAATCAAAACGAAAGAATCAATGAGTGTGAACCTGCTGTTTTATAAAAAGTCAGGTTGCCATGTATAACAGAAAGTTACGGTTACCTTTTATATCTATCAAAGAACGAAAGGAGGAACAAGATTCATTTTCGTAACCTGACATATCTTTAAGGACTTTTATTAAGGTTTTCTCTTTTCTCCAAAGGGGTTAACCACAGAAGTTGTCAATTTAACCCCTTTGCCTCTGCTTTAGAGAAAACCCGTGCTTAAGGAGTTTTTACAACCCTTAATTGAAAAAAATTAAAAAAAACTTGACACTTTACATAACAGACCCGGAGAATGATTTTAGAAAAAGCACTGACAGAGCAAATAATTAGGGCAGTAATATAGCAGTTATTATTCAAAATTTTACTTATAAATGCCGATAAGTATAGTAAGTATTAACCAAAACTTCACATTAGTATTGTTGATAGTTGATGGTTGATAGTCTATGAAACTATCAACTATAAACTATCAACTATAAACCCTGTTGCTATATCTGT from bacterium includes the following:
- a CDS encoding cupin domain-containing protein: MSNTPALLVTKDAVKRDSALQTGSRGARKLLVTDLYAAKERESTSVEWLPPTEGEKCPVQVMVDAEVAVFNQRATQDRHYHKRGTEIYMVLEGTMVINVGEHDYLVSHGDMIVVNPNAIHEVKPEETEFLCCVVTLNCGGASDKFVVT
- a CDS encoding glycosyltransferase family 2 protein, whose product is MKDKLKIIASPIAFNEEGKIGNVVKKIPKNLVDLILVVDDYSTDNTRKEAESEEAVVITHKERKGVGAGIRTAIDYAIENKYDIIVIMAGNDKDNPQEISRLIDPIINEGYDFIQGSRFLKGGYYGNMPFYRILATKLHPLIFSILVGARLTESTNGFRAFKTSLFNDKRINLWQDWLNSYELEPYLYYKVIKCGYKWKEVPVTKIYPQKGTTKMVPFRDWWRILKPLFCLWLGIKK
- a CDS encoding DegT/DnrJ/EryC1/StrS family aminotransferase, encoding MKIPFVDLKSQYQSIEQEVKEAVIRVMEQANFILGEEVKLFEEEFACLCEAKYGIGVASGTDALHLALLACGIEKGDEVILPANTFIATPLAVSQAGAKPVLVDIDSLTYNIDLSKIEECITRRTKAIMPVHLYGQPVDMDGLTNLAKKYNLWIIEDACQAHLAEYKGRKVGAIGDIGAFSFYPGKNLGAYGDGGLVVTNNAQLAEKVKMLRDYGQKVKYHHLFKGFNSRLDTMQAAILRVKLKYLEKWNNLRIQHAQKYSELLGGTEVITPTKAPYAKHIYHLYVIRTKQRDELQKYLADKGISVGIHYPIPIHLQKAYEDLEYKIGTFPITEKYANEILSLPMFPELTVEQIEMVVNSIKEFGQ